A segment of the candidate division KSB1 bacterium genome:
GTCGTGCAATCACTAAATGTACGGCAAATTCGCTTTCTTTGCAGGAAATTTCCAGCTAGAATATCTTGAACAATTTCAGGATATGTCAGAACCATCCTTCCGATACCAACAAAATCCGCTTTGGCATATCGAACAACATTTTGTGCTACGTTGGGCAGCCATTCCTGCAAATAACTATATCCCGATCCTACGATAACCAAATCCGGAAACTCACTTTTTAATTCTGCCGTGACTTGAATTTGTCTTGCAACACCGACTAAAGGATCTTCAGGAGGAAAATATCCGTCAGACGGTGGAAAAAAAGCTGGTCTCTGAATATGGGGATTATAATACGGGCTGCCTGCTGAAATGCAAACCAACTGGATTTCTAAAGAACATAACAGCTGCAGAAATTTTCGTGGCTCCGTTAAGTCTATCCCAACGCCTGATTTGTCTCCCCCGAAAGCATAACAGTAACTCTCCTTTGGAACAGGCTCAGGCTCACCGACATTTTCAGCGCCTGCTCTAAACGGAATCCAATCAAAGGCACTTAAACGGACACCGATTTCAAGACCCGGAGCTTCAGTTCTAATTCCGGAGACAATCTCACGCAGGAATCTGGTTCGATTCTCAAAACTCCCGCCAAAGGGACCTTTTCGATCCATGGCGCTAAGAAATTCATGACCTAAATATCCATGGCAGTGTTTGATATCCACAAAATTGAATCCAGCCTTTTGAGCCAATACAGCTGCTTGAACAAAATCATCAATGAGTTGTTTGATTTCGTTATCACTCAATACGGGTTCCTGATCCTGTAATCCAAATTTCCGATTTAAAACAGAATGATTATAAAGAATCTTCGGTTCCAGTCTGTCTTTAAGATTTGGTTTCGCAAATCGACCGGAATGGGTTAACTGCAACCCAATAAACAGATTTTCGGTAGCCCCTAT
Coding sequences within it:
- a CDS encoding NADH:flavin oxidoreductase; the encoded protein is MKYRKIASLKTATDFKEYLSELGIELPFDESLQDGPKAPLAQSVTLSNGFKIGNRFAILPMEGWDGTPDGCPSETTKRRWRRFGMSGAKLIWGGEAVAVRHDGRANPNQLMIYENNLKDIADLRQNLVDEHRQHIGATENLFIGLQLTHSGRFAKPNLKDRLEPKILYNHSVLNRKFGLQDQEPVLSDNEIKQLIDDFVQAAVLAQKAGFNFVDIKHCHGYLGHEFLSAMDRKGPFGGSFENRTRFLREIVSGIRTEAPGLEIGVRLSAFDWIPFRAGAENVGEPEPVPKESYCYAFGGDKSGVGIDLTEPRKFLQLLCSLEIQLVCISAGSPYYNPHIQRPAFFPPSDGYFPPEDPLVGVARQIQVTAELKSEFPDLVIVGSGYSYLQEWLPNVAQNVVRYAKADFVGIGRMVLTYPEIVQDILAGNFLQRKRICRTFSDCTTAPRNGIVSGCFPLDEYYKKKPEAEELKKFKSLLD